In Thermosulfurimonas sp. F29, the sequence TCTTGAGGGTGGCCGGAGCGAGGTCTTCAACTGCGGGTACGGACACGGGTATTCCGTGCGGGAGGTGGTGGAGACCGTGAAGAGGGTGACCGGGAGGGATTTCCGGGTGGTGGAGGCTCCGCGGCGGCCGGGGGATCCGCCGATTCTGGTGGCGGATGCGCGAAGGATAAGGGAGAGGCTCGGGTGGCAACCTCGCTACGACGACCTCGAATTCATCGTGAAAACGGCCTGGGAATGGGAACTCAAGGGGAGGGGGTAGAGCGGGCCTTGCGATTCAGGCGGTAGGCCCAGGCCAGGATGACGGCCACGGCCTCGTAAAGCTCCGGCGGTATTTCGGCCTCGATCTCCAGCCTGAATAGCTCCCGCACCAGTTCGGAGTCCTCCCGAACGGGAATGCCGTGGCGCCGGGCCACCTCCAGGATCAGCTCCGCCAGGCGGCCCTGCCCCTTGGCCACCACCCGGGGAGCTCCGTCCTTTTCCGGTTCGTATTTCAGGGCCACGGCCTTTCTGGGGTCTGGCATATCTAAGGGTTAGTTATTAATTTTATAATTTGCAATATATGGCTACAGATTACTTATCGGAAATTCAAGGAGTTCGGATAAGTGCCGGAACGAAGCCGGGACTGGTTGCGCCAGGCGGAAAGAGACCTCGAAAACGCCCGATGGGAGATAAAGGGAGGATTTTACGAATGGGGATGTTTTGCCGCTCATCAGGCCGCGGAAAAAGCTCTCAAAGCGGTGTATCAGAAACTGGGAGGGGCAGCGTGGGGACATTCCTTGTTGCATTTATTGAGGGGCTTAGAGGAAAGGATTTCGATTCCGGAGGACCTATTCGAATTGGCACGGAAATTGGATGTGTATTATATTCCTTCACGATATCCCAACGGATGGGAGGAGGGGGCGCCGCGGGATTATTACACCGAGAAGGAGGCGCTTTATGCCGTCGGTGCTGCGGAGGAGATCCTACGGTTCTGTAAGGGTCTTCTGGCTGGATCGGGATCTGGCTCTGAAAAATCTCAGGGAAAGTGCTCTTAGGCTGGTGAGAGAAAAACCTGAGGTGGAAGAGGTGAGGCTTTTCGGTTCCCTGGCTGAGGGACGGGCCGTTCCCGGAAGTGATGCCGATATCCTTCTCGTTTTAGGGAAGGAAGAGGGGTCCTTTTGGGAAAGGCCTTTAAAGTATCTGAACTATTTTGAAGAGATCGGGCTTCCGGTGGAACTTTTCTGTTATACCCGGGAGGAGATACGGGAAAATTCCTTTGCCGCGGAGGCCTATCGTCGTAGTTTAAAACTTGCGGAAAAAAACACCGGAGGAGGTGAAGGATGAAGATTACGCTATCGGTGATCAAGGCGGATATAGGGGGCTTTGTAGGCCACTCCACCACCCATCCCGAGGTCGTGGCCAAGGTGCGGGAGGTGGCCGAGACCGGCAAGGAAAAGGGTACTATCCTTGATGTTTCGGTGATCACCTGCGGTGACGACATCGCCATGGTTATGACCCACACTCAGGGCGTGGATGCCGAACCGGTGCACAAGCTGGCCTGGGACGCCTTCATCGCCGGCACCGAGGTGGCCAAGAGGCTCAAGCTCTACGGAGCCGGGCAGGACATCCTCTCCGACGCCTTTTCCGGCAATGTGAAGGGCATGGGGCCCGGGGTGGCGGAGATGGAATTCGAGGAACGCAAGAGCGAGCCGGTGATCGTATTCTTCGCCGACAAGACCGCCCCCAGCGCCTGGAACCTGCCCCTCTACGAGATGTTTGCCGATCCCATGAACACCGCCGGTCTGGTGATCGATCCCTCCATGCACGACGGGTTCACCTTTGAGGTGATGGATGTGTATTCCGGAAAGGCCATCCTGCTGAAGACCCCGGCGGAGCTTTACGACCTTCTGGTCTTCATCGGGGCCACCAGCCGCTATGTGGTGCGGGCGGTTTACCGCAATTCCGATGGCGAGATCGCCGCGGCGGCTTCCACGCAGAAGCTCTCCCTCATGGCCGGCCGTTATGTGGGCAAGGACGATCCGGTGCTCATCGTCCGGGCGCAGAGCGGTTTTCCGGCGGTGGGCGAGATACTCGAGCCCTTCGGGAGACCCTGGCTGGTGGAGGGCTGGATGCGGGGTTCGCATACCGGGCCCCTCATGCCGGTTTCCTTCTCCCAGGCCAAGCCCACCCGGTTTGACGGTCCTCCGAGGGTGATCGCCGCCGGATACCAGATCTGCGAGGGACGCCTCATAGGACCGAACGATCTCTTTGACGATCCGGCCTTCGATGTGGCTCGCGAGCGGGCGGCCCATCTGGCCAACTTCCTCCGCCGGCAGGGGATCTTCGAGCCGCACCGGCTGCCCCCGGAGGAGATGGAGTACACCACCCTTCCCAAGGTGCTGGAGAAGCTCAAGGACCGTTTCAAAGACATAGGAGAACCCGGAGCCAAGGCGCCGGGCTCCGGCCAGGGTGAGATCCACGAATAATGAAGCGACACGGGGACTGGCTGACTCAGGCCCTGAGGGATCTCCGCCAGGCCGAGATCTCCCTCGGGGCCGGCCTTTTCGAATGGGCCTGTTTCGCCGCTCAACAGGCCGCCGAAAAGGCGGTAAAAGCCCTATACGAATATTTAGGGGGCGAGGGGTGGGGACACACTATTTCCAACGGATGAGATCATCCGGAATTTAAGGAATCTGGCCTTGGAACTCCTCAGAAGAGAACGGAGGGTGGAAAAGGTCGTTCTTTTCGGATCTCTTGCGGAGGGAAGAGCCACGACCAGAAGCGACGCTGATCTTCTCATCATAACGGACGGCGACTTTCGGGACAGGTGGACGGAATGGATTTTGCACTTCACCCGGGCACCTTTACCGGTGGATGTTATCCCGGTAAAAAAGGAAAGGCTTGATCTGCCGCTGGCAAGAAGGGCTCTAACCAGGGGGATAGTCCTTGCGGAACGGGATGAGGTTGAAGCTCTATAACACGCTGACCCGGCGGAAGGAGGTCTTTGAACCTCTGAGGCCTCCGCGGGTCACCATGTATGTGTGCGGCATCACCGCTTACGACGAGGCCCATCTGGGACACGCCCGGGCCGCGGTGGTCTTCGATGTCCTTTACCGGTTTCTGCGGTATCTGGGCTACGAGGTCACCTATGTGCGCAATTACACCGACATCGACGACAAGATTATCAATCGCGCGCTCCGGGAGGGGCGTCCCTGGCGCGACATAGCCGAGCAGTACATCCGGGAGTATCAGGAGGAAATGGCCGCGCTGGGGGTGGCCCCCCCCACGCACGAACCCCGGGCCACGGAGCACATTCCCGAGATGATTGATCTGGTGCGGAGGCTCCTTGAGCGGGGGGTGGCCTATGTGGCCGATGGAGAGGTGTACTTTGCGGTGGAAAGGTTCCCGGGCTACGGAAAGCTTTCCGGTCGGAGGCTTTCGGATCTTATTGCCGGAGCCCGGGTGGAGGTGTCCGACAAGAAACGAAATCCCCTGGACTTTGCCCTGTGGAAGGCGGCCAAACCCGGGGAACCCTTCTGGGAGAGTCCCTGGGGCCCGGGGCGTCCCGGCTGGCACCTGGAGTGCTCGGCCATGAGCCTCAAGTACTGCGGGGAGACCCTGGACATCCACGGCGGGGGGCTGGACCTCATCTTTCCCCATCACGAGAACGAGATCGCCCAGAGCGAGGCGGCCACAGGAAAACCCTTCGTGCGGTTCTTCGTGCACAACGGCCTCATCACCGTAGGCGGTGAGAAGATGGCCAAGAGCCTGGGGAATTATGTCAGCGTGAAGGACATGCTCTCCCGGTATCATCCCGAGGTGATCAGGCTCTTCCTTCTGACCAAACATTATCGCAGCCCCCTGGATTACACCGAGGAGGGTATGCGCGAGGCGGAAAAGGCCCTTTACGGCCTTTACGGGAGTCTTTATTTCCTCAAACGGGTGAGGCCCGCACGGGAGGGGGAATTGCGCAAGGGGGGTAAACGCCTGGAAAAGGCCCTGAACGCTTTTCGGGAGGGGTTTCTGGCGGCTCTCTGCGACGATCTCAATACCGCCGAGGCCATCGGGGAACTCTTCAGGTTTCTCTCCGAGATCAACCGGTTTTTGCCGGCGGCCAGGGAGGCCACCTCCGTGGAGGCGGAATTGTCCGAAAGGGTGCTTTCCGCGATCCGGGAGCTTTCCGGAGGCATTCTGGGCCTGGGGGCCCGGGATCCCGAGGAGTTCATCGAAGGGGAGAGGGCGAGGAAGCTTTCCTCTCTCGGTATTTCCCGGGAGGAGGTGGAGGAGAAACTCGCCGCCCGCGAGGAGGCCCGCCGGAAGAAGGACTTTGACCGGGCCGACGCCCTGCGGGAGGAACTGGGCCGCCGGGGAATCGAGGTCCGGGACACGCCCTGGGGACCGTTCTGGATGGTGACGGCATGAAGCTTCCCTGGTTTGACCTGGTAGCGCTGGCGGTGATCCTGTGGTTCGTCATCCGCACGGCCTGGATCGGGTTCTTCCGGGGGCTTTCCTCCCTGGCCGGGCTCGTTCTCGGGTTCATCTACGCCGGGACTCTGGCTCCCAGGGTGGAGGGCATTCTGGCCCCCTGGTTCAGGGGCTATCCCTGGTTTGAGGCGGTGTGCTGGCTTCTGGCCTTTACCCTCATCTTCCTCTCCGTGTTCATCCTGGCGGAGATACTTACCCGCATATTCGAGGCCGCTCACCTCTCCTTTTTCAATCGTCTCCTGGGGGCGGCTCTGGGGCTGGTCAAGGCCTGCGTGCTCCTTTCCGTGATCTTCTTTTTTCTGGTGAGTTTTTATCCTCAGGGGGCCGGTCTGGTGCGTCGTTCCGTGGTGGCTCCCTTCATCTTCAAGACTACCCGGGCCCTGCTGGAACTGGTGCCCTCGAAGTGGAAACACCGCTTCAACTACCACTGGCGGCACTACTTCGGTTCGGAGAGAAAGGCCATCTGATGAGTCCACCGGAAGCCCTTTTTCGAAAACTGCTGGAGATCGTGGCCCGCCTGCGTGCTCCCGACGGTTGTCCCTGGGATCGCCAGCAGACCCCGGAGAGCCTCCGCAAGTATCTGGTGGAGGAGGCCTACGAGGCCTACGAGGCCATAGGCGAGGGGGCGGTGGAGGAGGCCCGGGAGGAACTGGGAGACCTCCTCTTCCTCATTCTCATGGTGGCGCACATCTATCAGGAGAGAGGGGACTTCACCCTGGAGGAGATGCTCGAACTCTGTGCGGAAAAGATGATCCGTCGTCATCCCCATGTCTTCGGCGAGGAGCGGGCCGCAAGTGCCGAGGAGGTCCTGGCTCGCTGGCAGAGGATCAAGGAATCCGAGAAATCCGGGAAAAGCAGCGTGCTGGGGAATCTGCCCCGCAGCCTTCCGGCCCTGCAACTGGCCTTTCGTCTGGGGGAGCGGGCCTCGCGGGTGGGATTCGACTGGTCCTCCCCGGAGGAGGTCCTGCCGAAGCTGCGGGAGGAGTGGCGGGAGATAGAGGAAAATCTGGCCGGGGCCTCCCGGGAACGCCTGGAGGAGGAGATCGGGGATTTCCTTTTCACCGTGGCCAATCTTTCCCGCAAGCTGGGAATCAACCCCGAGGAGGCCCTGAAAAAGAGTCTGGCCAAGTTCAGACGGCGTTTCGAGGCCATGGAGGAATACTTCCGCGGTCAGGGGCGGGATCTCCGGGAGGTCTCGCTCGAGGAAATGGATCAGGTGTGGGAGAGGGTGAAGACCCGTGAGAACGCCGGTAATAGAAGTTGAGGGAGTGAGTTTCGCTTACGAGGAGGAACTCATCCTGGAGGAGGTATCCCTCAGGCTCTTTGCCGGGGATTTCTGCGCCCTCATCGGGCCGAACGGCTCCGGGAAATCCACCCTGCTCAAGATCATGGTGGGGCTCCTCTCCCCCCGCAGGGGAAGGGTGAAGCTTTTCGGACGCGAACTCCCGGAGTTTCGCGAGTGGTGGAGGATAGGGTATGTGCCCCAGAAGGTCACCGCCCTGGTGGACAGGGTCCTTCCCCTTACCGTGTTCGAGACGGTGGCACTGGGGCTCGTGGGTAAACCCCTCTCTTCGGGAAGCGAGCGCCGGGAGCTGGTGCTTTCCGCCCTTGAACGGGTGGGGCTTTCCGGATACGAGGGGAGACTCCTCCGGGAGCTTTCCGGTGGCCAGCAACAGCGCGTCTTTCTGGCCCGGGCGCTTGCCGGTCGTCCGGAGGTGCTCCTTCTTGACGAACCCACCACCGGGGTGGATTTCGCCGCTCAGGAGAGGTTTTACGAACTTCTGGGAAGCCTCAACCGGGAGGGCCTCACCATCCTCATCGTGACGCACGACATCGCCGTGGTGGATCGACATGTGCGGCAGGTGGCCTGTCTTAATCGTCGCCTGGTCTTTCACGGAGAGCACGAGGAATTCTGCCGGAAACCGGAGGTGTGCGCCTTTCTCCCCGGGGATCATCACCTGGTGGGGCACCGACACTGATGGAGATCTGGCACTACGCCTTTTTCTGGAAGGCCCTTGCCGCCGGGGTGGCTCTGGGGGTCTCCGCCGGACCCGCCGGGGTCTTCCTGATCCTCAGGCGCGACAGCCTCCTTCCCCACGCCCTCACCCATGTGGCCTTTGTCGGGGTGGCTCTGGGGTTTCTGCTAAGGGGTGCGCCCCTTGCCCTGGCCCTGGCGGTTACGGTGGCTGCGGCCTTTGCCGTGATGGAAATCCGCGAACGCGCGGGCATTTACGAGGACACCGCGGTGGGGATTCTCGCCGGGCTGGGGCTGGCCCTGGCGGTGGTGCTGGCCTCGCTGGCCCGGAGCTACGATGTGCGTCTTCTCACCTACCTTTTCGGAAACATACTGGTGGTGACCCGGGAGGAGACCCTGCTTGCCCTGGGGCTGCTGGTGGTTACGCTGGCCGTGCTACACAGGTTCAGGGAAGCTCTGCTTTTCGTTTCCTTTGACGAGGAATCGGCCCGGGCCGCCGGACTATCGGTTAAGACCCTGAAACTGCTGCTGGCCACCCTCACCGCTCTTCTGGTGGTGATCGGTATGCGCATGGTGGGGCTCCTCCTGGTCTCGGCCCTCATGGTCATCCCCGGGGCCGCCGCCCTGGAGGTGGCCCGAAGCTTTCGCCAGTGTCTGTGGCTTTCCGGACTCTTCGGCGGGATCTCCGTGGCCGGAGGCCTTGCCGTCTCCGTCACCCTGGACCTCCCTCCCTCCGGAGCCATAGTGCTCTTTTCCGGCCTGCTTTTCCTTTTGTGTCTCTTCGCAAGGAGGGTAAAATAGGGCCCCATGGAACTGGTGGACACCCACGCCCATCTGAATCTTCCGGGCTACGAGGATCTACCGGAAGTGCTCCTGAGGGCCCGGCGGGAGGGCCTGGTCTCCATAGTGGTGGTGGGCATTGACCTCAAGACCTCTCACCTGGCCCTGGAACTTGCGGAAAAGCATCCCGGCTTCATCTTCGCCACCGCCGGCATCCATCCGCACGAGGTGAGGAACCTTACCGAGGAGGGCTACCGGGAGCTCGAGAGCCTTCTTTCCCGGGTGGTGGCCCTGGGGGAGGTCGGTCTCGATTTCGCCAAGGAATATTCTCCCCGGGATCTCCAGAGGGAACACTTCGAAAGGCAGCTGGCCATGGCCCGGGAGAGGGGACTTCCGGTGGTCCTGCATGTGCGCGAGGCCTACACCGAGGCCCTCACCATCCTGAAAAAGTACCTCCCCCTCAAGGCGGTGTTTCACTGCTTCGCCGGAACCGTTGAGGAGGCAAGGAAGGCCCTGGATCTGGGGTGTCTCCTCTCCGTTACCGGTATAGTCACCTTTCCCCGGGCCGAGAACATCCGGGAGGTGGTCCGGTTCGTCCCGCTCGAGGCCCTCATGCTCGAGACCGACTGTCCCTTCCTCACCCCCGTGCCCTTTCGGGGTCGGCGCAACGAGCCGGCCTATGTGCGCTATGTGTGCGAGAAGGTGGCGGAGGTGAAAGGGATCTCCACGGAGGAGTGCGCATGGCGGACCACCGAGAACGCCCGGGTCTTTTTCGGAATTTGAGGCCCCTGGTCCTGGCCTCGGCCAGTCCCCGCCGGCGGGAGCTTCTCGCCTCGCTGGGGATTTCCTTCGAGGTTCGTCCGGCGGAGGTAGAAGAGGAGGTGCCGGCGGGACTCTCTCCCGCGGAAACAGTCCTTTATCTGGCTCGTGGCAAGGCCCTGGCCGTGGTAAGAAGGTGTCCGGGAAAGGCGGTGCTGGCCGCGGACACGGTGGTGGTCAGGGAGGGGCGTATTTTCGGGAAACCCGGGAGCCCCGAGGAGGCCCGGGCCATGCTGCGGGCACTCTCCGGAAGCACCCATCAGGTGTTCACCGGGGTGGCCCTGTGCCTGGAGGGGAAAACGGAGACCCTGGTCTCCGAGACCAGGGTCCGTTTTCGCCCGCTTTCCTCCGGGGAGATCGAGGCTTATCTGGCCACCGGAGAGCCCTACGACAAGGCCGGGGCGTACGGGATCCAGGGGCTGGCCGCGGCCTTCGTGACCGAGGTGCACGGTTCGGTCACCGGTGTGGTGGGACTGCCGCTTGCCGAAACCGTGGCCCTTCTTCTCCGGCTTAAAATCATCGCCCCGGCCTCGTCCGGATAAACCTAGAAGCTGAAACTCAACCTTACCCCTCCGAAGAAGTGGTCGTGGTGATTGTCCCAGGAGCCGTCCTCGATCAGGGTGTCGGGATTACCCCCACCAGCCAATACCTCTTTTCAATTTTATTGATAAAATCAATTACTGTAATAGATAAATTTGAGATATAATTTCCGTGAGGGCCGGGAGAGGGGGCTGGTGCTCCCCTGGGGCTGCAAACCCCGTGGGCCCCCTTGAAAGGGGGGGGCTGGCCGGTTCGATTCCGGCCCCGGCCTGGAAACTCTTCGGTGATGGAGGCATTACCATGGATCGCGAAGAGTTATGGCAGATCCTGGGGCTGGATCTTGAAGCCCACCGGAGACTCCTTGAGGCTCTCGGCCCCCTTTACGAAGAAATCTATCTCTCCCGGGAGAATCGGCCCCAGGGTATGGCGTATTTTGACTCCGTAGTAGTGGATATCCACGGAGCGCGGGTGGCGGAGCTCCTGCAAATTCGTGAAAGCGGCAACCCTGTGGTGGGGACCTTC encodes:
- a CDS encoding EscU/YscU/HrcU family type III secretion system export apparatus switch protein, whose amino-acid sequence is MALKYEPEKDGAPRVVAKGQGRLAELILEVARRHGIPVREDSELVRELFRLEIEAEIPPELYEAVAVILAWAYRLNRKARSTPSP
- a CDS encoding HEPN domain-containing protein translates to MPERSRDWLRQAERDLENARWEIKGGFYEWGCFAAHQAAEKALKAVYQKLGGAAWGHSLLHLLRGLEERISIPEDLFELARKLDVYYIPSRYPNGWEEGAPRDYYTEKEALYAVGAAEEILRFCKGLLAGSGSGSEKSQGKCS
- a CDS encoding nucleotidyltransferase domain-containing protein, which gives rise to MPSVLRRRSYGSVRVFWLDRDLALKNLRESALRLVREKPEVEEVRLFGSLAEGRAVPGSDADILLVLGKEEGSFWERPLKYLNYFEEIGLPVELFCYTREEIRENSFAAEAYRRSLKLAEKNTGGGEG
- the fbp gene encoding fructose-1,6-bisphosphate aldolase/phosphatase, producing the protein MKITLSVIKADIGGFVGHSTTHPEVVAKVREVAETGKEKGTILDVSVITCGDDIAMVMTHTQGVDAEPVHKLAWDAFIAGTEVAKRLKLYGAGQDILSDAFSGNVKGMGPGVAEMEFEERKSEPVIVFFADKTAPSAWNLPLYEMFADPMNTAGLVIDPSMHDGFTFEVMDVYSGKAILLKTPAELYDLLVFIGATSRYVVRAVYRNSDGEIAAAASTQKLSLMAGRYVGKDDPVLIVRAQSGFPAVGEILEPFGRPWLVEGWMRGSHTGPLMPVSFSQAKPTRFDGPPRVIAAGYQICEGRLIGPNDLFDDPAFDVARERAAHLANFLRRQGIFEPHRLPPEEMEYTTLPKVLEKLKDRFKDIGEPGAKAPGSGQGEIHE
- a CDS encoding nucleotidyltransferase domain-containing protein, whose product is MELLRRERRVEKVVLFGSLAEGRATTRSDADLLIITDGDFRDRWTEWILHFTRAPLPVDVIPVKKERLDLPLARRALTRGIVLAERDEVEAL
- the cysS gene encoding cysteine--tRNA ligase, which encodes MRLKLYNTLTRRKEVFEPLRPPRVTMYVCGITAYDEAHLGHARAAVVFDVLYRFLRYLGYEVTYVRNYTDIDDKIINRALREGRPWRDIAEQYIREYQEEMAALGVAPPTHEPRATEHIPEMIDLVRRLLERGVAYVADGEVYFAVERFPGYGKLSGRRLSDLIAGARVEVSDKKRNPLDFALWKAAKPGEPFWESPWGPGRPGWHLECSAMSLKYCGETLDIHGGGLDLIFPHHENEIAQSEAATGKPFVRFFVHNGLITVGGEKMAKSLGNYVSVKDMLSRYHPEVIRLFLLTKHYRSPLDYTEEGMREAEKALYGLYGSLYFLKRVRPAREGELRKGGKRLEKALNAFREGFLAALCDDLNTAEAIGELFRFLSEINRFLPAAREATSVEAELSERVLSAIRELSGGILGLGARDPEEFIEGERARKLSSLGISREEVEEKLAAREEARRKKDFDRADALREELGRRGIEVRDTPWGPFWMVTA
- a CDS encoding CvpA family protein, with amino-acid sequence MKLPWFDLVALAVILWFVIRTAWIGFFRGLSSLAGLVLGFIYAGTLAPRVEGILAPWFRGYPWFEAVCWLLAFTLIFLSVFILAEILTRIFEAAHLSFFNRLLGAALGLVKACVLLSVIFFFLVSFYPQGAGLVRRSVVAPFIFKTTRALLELVPSKWKHRFNYHWRHYFGSERKAI
- the mazG gene encoding nucleoside triphosphate pyrophosphohydrolase, encoding MSPPEALFRKLLEIVARLRAPDGCPWDRQQTPESLRKYLVEEAYEAYEAIGEGAVEEAREELGDLLFLILMVAHIYQERGDFTLEEMLELCAEKMIRRHPHVFGEERAASAEEVLARWQRIKESEKSGKSSVLGNLPRSLPALQLAFRLGERASRVGFDWSSPEEVLPKLREEWREIEENLAGASRERLEEEIGDFLFTVANLSRKLGINPEEALKKSLAKFRRRFEAMEEYFRGQGRDLREVSLEEMDQVWERVKTRENAGNRS
- a CDS encoding metal ABC transporter ATP-binding protein is translated as MRTPVIEVEGVSFAYEEELILEEVSLRLFAGDFCALIGPNGSGKSTLLKIMVGLLSPRRGRVKLFGRELPEFREWWRIGYVPQKVTALVDRVLPLTVFETVALGLVGKPLSSGSERRELVLSALERVGLSGYEGRLLRELSGGQQQRVFLARALAGRPEVLLLDEPTTGVDFAAQERFYELLGSLNREGLTILIVTHDIAVVDRHVRQVACLNRRLVFHGEHEEFCRKPEVCAFLPGDHHLVGHRH
- a CDS encoding metal ABC transporter permease — translated: MEIWHYAFFWKALAAGVALGVSAGPAGVFLILRRDSLLPHALTHVAFVGVALGFLLRGAPLALALAVTVAAAFAVMEIRERAGIYEDTAVGILAGLGLALAVVLASLARSYDVRLLTYLFGNILVVTREETLLALGLLVVTLAVLHRFREALLFVSFDEESARAAGLSVKTLKLLLATLTALLVVIGMRMVGLLLVSALMVIPGAAALEVARSFRQCLWLSGLFGGISVAGGLAVSVTLDLPPSGAIVLFSGLLFLLCLFARRVK
- a CDS encoding TatD family hydrolase, with amino-acid sequence MELVDTHAHLNLPGYEDLPEVLLRARREGLVSIVVVGIDLKTSHLALELAEKHPGFIFATAGIHPHEVRNLTEEGYRELESLLSRVVALGEVGLDFAKEYSPRDLQREHFERQLAMARERGLPVVLHVREAYTEALTILKKYLPLKAVFHCFAGTVEEARKALDLGCLLSVTGIVTFPRAENIREVVRFVPLEALMLETDCPFLTPVPFRGRRNEPAYVRYVCEKVAEVKGISTEECAWRTTENARVFFGI
- a CDS encoding nucleoside triphosphate pyrophosphatase, whose amino-acid sequence is MADHRERPGLFRNLRPLVLASASPRRRELLASLGISFEVRPAEVEEEVPAGLSPAETVLYLARGKALAVVRRCPGKAVLAADTVVVREGRIFGKPGSPEEARAMLRALSGSTHQVFTGVALCLEGKTETLVSETRVRFRPLSSGEIEAYLATGEPYDKAGAYGIQGLAAAFVTEVHGSVTGVVGLPLAETVALLLRLKIIAPASSG